A single Roseomonas gilardii DNA region contains:
- a CDS encoding MMPL family transporter → MLLALFLLALIGTGLFRAVPLRSEMADFLPPPDTPAAAFLLDELRSGVATTVILAGIQGAPEEELAKLSRAVGEALRGSGRFTFVGNGALDLGDGERELLFRYRYLLSPAMTPELFTEPVLRQKLEALIDGLRSSASPLLARFGFADPVGAFFALLQSWLGESRVELRHGVWFAGGSGPPRALIVARTAASGLDVEAQRQVMQLFRDAFAAATPAAGARLLVSGPAVFSAEAAAAVRADVEMITWLSGLLVTALIWWRYRSLLMLAVVALPLAAGTLAGFAMVALVFGAVHGAALGFGMTMLGVTVDYPILLISQRRPGEHLAETARRIRSTLGLAALSAALGLTAMIGSGFAGLAQLGLFGGVGLLVGAATTIWLLPLLVPEARIVARPLSVPVLRGLERVRGRRGIVVLLALAALGALSFRGIAWEDDLSRLSPVPQAQRDLDAELRAQLGAPDVSTLVAIHGPDAETVLRKAEQVGAVLAPLVSDGRLGGFDSPARYLPSMATQGRRQAVLPSEDALRARLATAMMGLPFRPTAFDRFTEAVRESRGLAPLQPDALDRAPLLKARLGPLLSRHGAGWQGLVIPSGLQDAAAFRQAMAELGDPAILPVVVKAEMEGMVATTTGQALRWAGLGGIGVLLLLAIGLREEPGRVGVAAMARAAAPVLAALLVTLTLLPVLGERLNPFHLAALLLLAGVGMDYSLFLGRSDIHSPSEASRVLGSVLNCTLTTLLTFGLLGFCQTPVLRGIGLTVSLGVIGAFLFSLAMAPGHQPRQDAQA, encoded by the coding sequence TTGCTGCTGGCGCTGTTCCTTCTCGCACTGATCGGAACAGGCCTCTTCCGCGCCGTGCCGCTGCGCAGCGAGATGGCGGACTTCCTTCCGCCCCCCGATACGCCTGCCGCTGCCTTCCTGCTCGACGAACTGCGGAGCGGTGTCGCCACGACGGTGATCCTGGCCGGCATCCAGGGCGCCCCGGAGGAAGAACTGGCCAAGCTCAGCCGGGCGGTGGGCGAGGCCTTGCGGGGATCGGGGCGTTTCACCTTCGTCGGCAATGGGGCACTGGATCTGGGCGACGGCGAGCGGGAATTGCTCTTTCGCTACCGCTACCTGCTTTCTCCGGCCATGACGCCGGAGCTCTTCACCGAACCCGTGTTGCGGCAGAAGCTGGAAGCCCTGATCGATGGCCTGCGCTCCTCCGCCTCGCCGCTCCTGGCCCGCTTCGGATTCGCGGATCCGGTTGGAGCCTTCTTCGCACTGCTGCAATCCTGGCTGGGCGAAAGCCGGGTGGAACTGCGCCACGGAGTCTGGTTTGCCGGGGGAAGCGGGCCGCCCCGCGCCCTGATCGTTGCTCGCACAGCCGCCTCCGGCCTGGATGTGGAGGCGCAGAGGCAGGTCATGCAGCTCTTCCGGGATGCCTTCGCGGCGGCGACGCCGGCGGCCGGGGCCCGGTTGCTGGTCAGCGGCCCGGCCGTATTCAGCGCTGAGGCCGCGGCGGCGGTGCGCGCGGATGTCGAGATGATCACCTGGCTCTCCGGCCTGCTGGTGACCGCGCTGATCTGGTGGCGCTACCGCTCGCTGCTGATGCTGGCCGTCGTGGCTCTGCCTCTCGCCGCCGGGACGCTGGCCGGCTTCGCGATGGTGGCCCTGGTGTTCGGCGCGGTTCATGGCGCGGCGCTGGGCTTCGGCATGACGATGCTCGGGGTCACGGTGGACTATCCGATCCTCCTCATCAGCCAGCGCCGCCCCGGAGAGCATCTCGCGGAAACGGCGCGGCGGATCCGGTCGACCCTGGGCCTCGCCGCCCTGTCCGCCGCCCTGGGCCTGACAGCGATGATCGGGTCCGGCTTCGCGGGCCTTGCACAGCTCGGCCTCTTCGGCGGGGTGGGCCTTCTGGTCGGGGCCGCGACCACGATCTGGCTGCTGCCCCTGTTGGTCCCGGAGGCCCGGATCGTGGCGCGGCCACTGTCCGTTCCGGTGCTCAGAGGGCTGGAGCGGGTGCGAGGCCGGCGCGGGATCGTGGTGTTGCTGGCACTCGCGGCCCTGGGCGCTCTGTCGTTCCGAGGCATTGCCTGGGAGGATGACCTGTCCAGGCTGAGCCCTGTCCCCCAGGCACAGCGGGACCTGGATGCCGAGCTTCGCGCCCAGCTCGGCGCACCCGATGTCAGCACGCTGGTGGCCATCCATGGTCCGGATGCGGAAACCGTGCTGCGCAAGGCGGAGCAGGTCGGTGCGGTCCTCGCACCGCTCGTGAGCGACGGCCGCCTGGGTGGCTTCGACAGCCCGGCCCGCTATCTTCCCAGCATGGCGACCCAGGGCCGGCGGCAGGCTGTCCTGCCATCCGAGGATGCGCTCCGGGCGCGTCTCGCCACCGCCATGATGGGCCTGCCCTTCCGCCCGACCGCCTTCGACCGCTTCACGGAAGCCGTGCGGGAGAGCCGCGGGTTGGCGCCCCTGCAGCCTGACGCGCTCGACCGGGCGCCACTCCTGAAGGCGCGTCTGGGCCCCTTGCTCAGCCGTCATGGCGCCGGATGGCAGGGGCTGGTCATACCAAGCGGCCTCCAGGATGCCGCGGCCTTCCGCCAGGCCATGGCGGAGCTTGGCGATCCCGCCATCCTACCGGTGGTGGTAAAGGCCGAGATGGAAGGAATGGTCGCCACGACGACCGGGCAGGCCCTGCGCTGGGCGGGACTGGGCGGGATCGGCGTCCTGCTGTTGCTGGCCATCGGCTTGCGGGAAGAGCCGGGGCGGGTTGGCGTCGCGGCAATGGCACGCGCGGCGGCCCCGGTGCTGGCGGCGTTGCTCGTCACCCTGACGCTGCTGCCCGTGCTGGGCGAGCGTCTCAACCCCTTCCACCTCGCGGCCCTGCTGTTGCTCGCGGGGGTTGGAATGGACTATTCGTTGTTCCTTGGTCGTTCCGATATTCACTCCCCGTCTGAGGCCAGCCGTGTCCTGGGATCCGTCCTGAACTGCACCCTGACCACCCTGCTGACCTTCGGGCTCTTGGGTTTCTGCCAGACCCCCGTGCTGCGTGGCATCGGCCTGACCGTGTCCCTGGGAGTGATCGGCGCCTTCCTCTTCTCGCTGGCCATGGCACCGGGGCACCAGCCCCGCCAGGACGCCCAGGCTTAA
- a CDS encoding LolA family protein, whose product MKTLTTRRTMLRLLPIALWALGTSGGRAETPLEAMMRAMAQVRESRADFQEQKAMPELAMPFPSTGTLHWVAPDRLEKHTLDPVEEILRIEGDRLLLERPREGVRREISLDQSPDIRPLVEIIRAPLAGDLATLRRYYDIAFEGSLREGWRMRLTPLTERLRVAVQSVELTGQGTAIRTLDIRASEGETQMRITPAS is encoded by the coding sequence ATGAAGACGCTCACGACCCGCCGCACCATGCTCCGCCTGCTGCCGATAGCCCTGTGGGCCCTGGGCACAAGCGGGGGGCGGGCGGAGACGCCGCTTGAGGCGATGATGCGGGCCATGGCCCAGGTCCGGGAAAGCCGTGCCGATTTCCAGGAGCAGAAGGCCATGCCCGAACTGGCGATGCCCTTCCCGAGTACCGGAACACTGCACTGGGTGGCCCCTGACCGGCTGGAGAAGCACACGCTCGATCCGGTCGAGGAAATCCTGCGGATCGAGGGGGACCGGTTGCTGCTGGAACGGCCGCGCGAAGGGGTGCGCCGGGAAATCAGCCTGGACCAGTCGCCGGACATCCGTCCGCTGGTGGAAATCATCCGTGCCCCCCTGGCCGGGGACCTCGCGACGCTGCGCCGCTATTACGACATTGCCTTCGAGGGTTCGCTTCGCGAGGGTTGGCGGATGCGGCTGACCCCGCTGACCGAGCGCTTGCGCGTGGCGGTGCAGTCGGTGGAACTGACGGGCCAGGGGACCGCCATCCGCACCCTGGACATCCGGGCCAGCGAAGGCGAGACGCAGATGCGGATCACGCCTGCTTCGTGA
- a CDS encoding beta-ketoacyl synthase chain length factor, which yields MLTGEAAWVSAALDLPPPAILPPTERRRTSASVRLALAAATAAAADSGLPPDGLDTVFASSNGDGTVVGGILEALSRPDGVVSPTQFHNSVHNAAAGYWGIATGSTRSSVSLGCHDDSFPVGLMQAGLWATTTGEPVLFCAYDAPLPPPLAERRPVEHALAVAMVLIPGASTGHGHGFHLHMLPGQRQAGKSWPAGPVSRALAGSNPIACALPLLEALAAGRVVVLDFDLLDGGSLRLSVEPC from the coding sequence ATGCTCACCGGCGAGGCCGCCTGGGTATCAGCGGCGCTGGACCTGCCGCCGCCCGCCATCCTGCCGCCCACCGAGCGGCGCCGCACCAGCGCCTCCGTGCGCCTGGCCCTGGCCGCTGCTACTGCGGCGGCGGCGGATTCCGGGTTGCCTCCGGATGGGCTGGACACGGTCTTCGCCAGTTCCAATGGTGACGGAACCGTGGTTGGCGGTATCCTGGAAGCCTTGTCGCGGCCGGATGGCGTGGTGTCGCCCACGCAGTTCCACAACTCGGTTCATAACGCCGCCGCGGGCTACTGGGGGATTGCGACCGGCTCGACCCGTTCCTCGGTGAGTCTGGGCTGCCATGATGACAGTTTCCCGGTCGGCCTGATGCAGGCGGGCCTATGGGCCACAACCACTGGCGAACCGGTGTTGTTCTGTGCCTACGACGCGCCTCTGCCGCCCCCGCTGGCCGAACGGCGGCCCGTGGAGCATGCGCTCGCCGTGGCGATGGTCCTGATCCCCGGGGCGTCAACCGGGCATGGTCATGGTTTCCACCTGCATATGCTGCCGGGGCAGAGGCAGGCGGGAAAATCCTGGCCGGCCGGTCCCGTGTCCCGTGCTCTCGCCGGCAGCAATCCCATCGCATGTGCTCTGCCTCTGCTGGAAGCCCTGGCGGCAGGGCGGGTCGTGGTGCTGGATTTCGACTTGCTGGATGGCGGCTCGCTCAGATTGTCGGTGGAGCCATGCTGA
- the fabG gene encoding 3-oxoacyl-ACP reductase FabG yields the protein MSGPQEAPRRRALVTGGASPIGQAISRRLAAEGFAVIVHAHANPDRAEEVAAAIRAAGGMAQPAVFDLADAKATGEGIAALLRDGPVQILVHNAGRHEDVPMAGMSADQWHRVIDVSLNGFFHVLQPLLLPMIGTRWGRIIALSSISALMGNRGQANYAAAKAGLIGAVRSLSLEYAGRGVTANAVAPGIIESPAVAAAITPEQISALVPARRAGRPDEVAELVGFLASDRAAYITGQVISINGGMA from the coding sequence GTGAGCGGGCCGCAGGAGGCACCAAGGCGGCGGGCCCTGGTGACAGGCGGCGCGAGCCCGATCGGCCAGGCGATCTCACGCCGTCTTGCCGCGGAGGGCTTCGCCGTCATCGTGCATGCCCATGCCAACCCCGACCGGGCCGAAGAGGTTGCTGCTGCCATCCGTGCCGCGGGCGGGATGGCCCAGCCTGCCGTCTTCGACCTTGCCGATGCCAAAGCCACCGGCGAGGGCATCGCGGCCCTGCTGCGGGACGGCCCTGTGCAGATCCTGGTCCATAATGCCGGACGGCATGAAGACGTGCCCATGGCCGGCATGTCGGCCGATCAGTGGCACCGGGTCATCGATGTTTCCCTGAACGGCTTCTTTCATGTGTTGCAGCCGCTGCTGCTGCCGATGATCGGGACGCGCTGGGGGCGGATCATCGCCCTTTCCTCGATCTCCGCCCTGATGGGCAATCGTGGCCAGGCGAACTACGCCGCGGCCAAGGCCGGACTGATCGGTGCGGTGCGAAGCCTGTCGCTGGAATATGCCGGGCGCGGCGTCACCGCCAATGCGGTGGCCCCCGGGATCATCGAAAGCCCCGCCGTGGCCGCGGCAATAACGCCGGAGCAGATCAGCGCGCTGGTGCCCGCCCGGCGTGCTGGACGACCGGATGAGGTCGCGGAACTGGTGGGCTTCCTGGCTTCGGACCGGGCGGCTTATATCACCGGGCAGGTCATCTCCATCAATGGCGGGATGGCTTGA
- a CDS encoding Orn/Lys/Arg decarboxylase N-terminal domain-containing protein has translation MEYARRFKFLVCAPAFDEADLEGARLRQILTEIEGMGYAVLRARRDEDAELVVRTDAAIGCVVVDWGKKGLQGKAAALISLVRRRGTEVPIFLLVRRRRLEDIPVDVLDDVDGFVFLAEETPEFIAKNLVSRLRQYAETLKTPFFGALVDYAEQGNQLWTCPGHNGGMFYSRSPIGRIFVEHLGEAVFRDDLDNSVLQLGDLLTHEGPALAAQREAAKIFGAERTYFVLNGTSTSNKIALNALLAEGDLVLFDRNNHKAAHHGALFLSGALPIFVETARNPHGLIGPMRKDALSEERLREAIRTNPLVSDAEAWRRPRPFRAAVIEQCTYDGTIYSAEEVLNSIGHLCDYILFDEAWAGFMKFHPLFRGRFGMGLEKLGPDAPGILVTQSTHKQLASFSQASQIHVKDSHLGEQRRRVGHRRFNEMYLLHASTSPFYPLFASLDVGAQMMKGRSGEVLWDDTVRLGIEMRKKLRFTAREMAEKEPDPTRRWFFEPFVPKTVRLDGVPTPWEEVPTDLLAVNPGHWEFRPGEDWHGFGDVPAGWAMTDPNKLTVLTPGFTDGGYAQHGVPAPVVAEYLRQNRIVPEKNDLNSLLFLLTPGSESSKAGTLLSHLVTFKKLHDQNAPLEEVIPGFVARRPKRYAGLRLRELCAEMHDFYRAQDVSGLQAAQFQAGHFPDMVMPPHEAVRELVRNRVDYVPLDECFGRVAVTLWLVYPPGIATVIPGERLGEASRPMIDYLKAFERAANRFPGFENEIQGLYRETDSGGQVRFYTYVLREAS, from the coding sequence ATGGAATACGCCCGTCGTTTCAAGTTCCTGGTCTGTGCTCCGGCTTTCGACGAGGCCGATCTGGAGGGTGCCCGGCTGCGGCAGATCCTCACCGAGATCGAGGGCATGGGGTATGCCGTGCTGCGGGCGCGGCGGGACGAGGATGCCGAGCTGGTGGTCCGCACCGATGCTGCGATCGGCTGCGTGGTGGTGGACTGGGGAAAGAAAGGCCTTCAAGGCAAGGCGGCGGCTCTGATCTCGCTGGTCCGGCGCCGGGGGACGGAGGTGCCGATCTTCCTGCTGGTGCGCCGCCGGCGGCTGGAGGACATCCCGGTCGATGTTCTGGACGATGTCGACGGCTTCGTCTTCCTGGCGGAAGAAACGCCGGAGTTCATCGCCAAGAACCTCGTCTCCCGGCTGCGGCAATATGCCGAGACGCTGAAGACGCCGTTCTTCGGGGCGCTGGTCGATTACGCCGAGCAGGGCAACCAGCTCTGGACCTGCCCGGGCCATAATGGCGGCATGTTCTACAGCCGCAGCCCGATCGGACGGATCTTCGTCGAGCATCTGGGCGAGGCAGTGTTCCGCGACGACCTCGACAACTCGGTGCTGCAACTCGGCGACCTGCTGACGCATGAGGGGCCAGCCCTGGCGGCACAGCGGGAGGCGGCGAAGATCTTCGGAGCCGAGCGCACCTATTTCGTGCTGAATGGCACCTCCACCTCCAACAAGATCGCGCTGAACGCCCTGCTGGCCGAGGGCGACCTGGTGCTGTTCGACCGCAACAACCACAAGGCGGCACATCACGGCGCGCTCTTCCTCAGTGGTGCGCTGCCGATCTTCGTGGAGACGGCGCGTAACCCGCATGGGCTGATCGGGCCGATGCGGAAGGACGCGCTGTCGGAGGAACGTCTGCGTGAGGCGATTCGCACCAACCCGCTGGTGAGTGATGCCGAAGCCTGGCGCCGGCCGCGCCCTTTCCGCGCCGCCGTGATCGAGCAGTGCACCTATGACGGCACGATCTATTCCGCCGAGGAGGTGCTGAACAGCATCGGCCATCTCTGCGACTACATCCTCTTCGACGAGGCCTGGGCGGGCTTCATGAAGTTCCACCCGCTCTTCCGCGGCCGCTTCGGCATGGGGCTGGAGAAGCTGGGACCCGACGCGCCGGGCATCCTGGTGACACAGAGCACCCACAAGCAGCTCGCCAGCTTCTCTCAGGCCTCGCAGATCCATGTGAAGGACAGCCATCTCGGCGAGCAGCGGCGTCGCGTCGGGCACCGCCGCTTCAACGAGATGTATCTGCTGCACGCCTCCACCAGTCCTTTCTACCCGCTCTTCGCCTCGCTCGACGTGGGTGCGCAGATGATGAAGGGCCGTTCCGGCGAGGTGCTGTGGGACGATACCGTCCGCCTCGGCATCGAGATGCGCAAGAAGCTACGCTTCACCGCGCGCGAGATGGCGGAGAAGGAGCCGGACCCGACGCGCCGCTGGTTCTTCGAGCCCTTCGTGCCGAAGACCGTGCGGCTGGATGGCGTCCCCACCCCCTGGGAGGAGGTGCCGACCGATCTCCTGGCCGTCAACCCCGGGCACTGGGAGTTCCGCCCGGGCGAGGACTGGCACGGTTTCGGCGATGTGCCGGCGGGATGGGCGATGACCGATCCGAACAAGCTGACGGTGCTGACGCCGGGCTTCACCGATGGCGGCTATGCCCAGCATGGCGTCCCGGCGCCCGTGGTGGCGGAATACCTGCGCCAGAACCGGATCGTGCCGGAGAAGAACGACCTGAACAGCCTGCTCTTCCTGCTGACGCCAGGCAGCGAAAGCAGCAAGGCGGGGACGTTGCTGTCCCATCTGGTCACCTTCAAGAAGCTGCATGACCAGAACGCGCCGCTGGAGGAGGTCATCCCCGGCTTCGTCGCTCGGCGTCCGAAGCGCTATGCCGGCCTGCGCCTGCGTGAGCTTTGCGCGGAGATGCATGATTTCTACAGGGCCCAGGATGTTAGCGGGCTGCAGGCGGCGCAGTTCCAGGCCGGGCATTTCCCGGACATGGTGATGCCGCCGCACGAGGCGGTGCGGGAACTGGTGCGCAACCGGGTGGACTACGTTCCGTTGGACGAGTGCTTCGGTCGTGTCGCGGTCACGCTTTGGCTGGTCTATCCGCCTGGGATCGCCACGGTGATTCCCGGGGAGCGGCTGGGCGAGGCGTCGCGGCCGATGATCGACTACCTGAAGGCCTTTGAGCGGGCGGCGAACCGTTTTCCCGGCTTCGAGAACGAGATCCAGGGCCTCTATCGCGAAACCGATTCGGGCGGACAGGTGCGCTTCTACACCTATGTGTTGCGCGAGGCGTCCTGA
- a CDS encoding beta-ketoacyl-[acyl-carrier-protein] synthase family protein: MTFVLPPLSLSALTATSAMGRGLGATRAALLERRSGLHPVPAGMIPEMPGLWVGAVPGLEDVALPEALQRFDCRNNRLAELALQGDGFADAVSAARSRYGAGRIAVVLGTSTSGIEATEQAYQRRDAENRLPADFDYAGSHDLYALPRYVRARLELTGGPALAISTACTSGARSFLEGAVMIASGLCDAAVVGGVDTLCRMTLRGFASLELLARGPCRPCAADRDGITIGEAAGFALLERVADAPLGATRLLGAGASSDGHHMSSPHPEGLGAVAAMRAALASAGLTPEAVDYINLHGTGTKANDAMEDRAVMRLFGARVPCSSTKGWTGHTLGASGALEAVIAAICLEDGFIPGCLGVEPVDPSFGARVATANDYRPLGHVLSNSFGFGGSNCALLLGRYDA, from the coding sequence ATGACCTTTGTCCTTCCTCCCCTGAGCCTGTCCGCCCTGACTGCCACGAGCGCCATGGGAAGAGGGCTCGGCGCGACCCGGGCCGCCCTGCTGGAACGCCGCAGCGGACTGCACCCCGTCCCGGCAGGGATGATCCCGGAGATGCCCGGTCTCTGGGTCGGGGCGGTCCCGGGGCTGGAGGATGTCGCGCTGCCCGAAGCGTTGCAGCGGTTCGACTGCCGCAACAACCGGCTGGCCGAGCTGGCGCTCCAGGGTGACGGGTTTGCCGATGCCGTGTCAGCGGCCCGGTCGCGGTATGGAGCCGGAAGGATCGCGGTGGTCCTCGGCACCAGCACCTCGGGCATCGAGGCGACCGAGCAGGCCTACCAGCGACGCGATGCCGAGAACCGGCTCCCTGCCGATTTCGATTATGCCGGTTCGCATGACCTCTACGCGCTGCCTCGCTATGTCCGTGCGCGCCTCGAGCTGACGGGCGGCCCTGCCTTGGCCATCTCCACCGCCTGTACCTCGGGAGCAAGGTCCTTTCTGGAAGGGGCGGTGATGATCGCGAGCGGCCTCTGTGACGCCGCGGTGGTCGGGGGGGTGGACACGCTTTGCCGGATGACGCTGCGCGGCTTCGCTTCGCTGGAACTGCTCGCGCGTGGTCCCTGCCGGCCCTGCGCGGCCGACCGTGACGGCATCACCATCGGGGAGGCGGCGGGCTTCGCCCTGCTGGAGCGTGTGGCGGACGCGCCACTCGGGGCAACGCGCCTTCTGGGTGCCGGGGCAAGCAGCGACGGGCATCACATGTCCTCACCCCATCCGGAAGGGCTCGGCGCCGTGGCGGCCATGCGCGCCGCCCTGGCTTCCGCGGGGCTGACGCCGGAGGCTGTGGATTACATCAATCTGCATGGCACTGGCACGAAGGCCAATGATGCCATGGAGGACCGCGCCGTGATGCGCTTGTTCGGAGCCCGGGTGCCGTGTTCCTCCACCAAGGGCTGGACCGGGCATACGCTCGGGGCGTCCGGGGCGCTGGAGGCCGTCATCGCGGCGATCTGCCTGGAAGACGGGTTCATCCCGGGTTGCCTCGGCGTGGAGCCGGTCGATCCGTCTTTCGGTGCGCGGGTCGCGACGGCGAATGACTACAGGCCGCTCGGCCATGTGCTCAGCAACTCCTTCGGCTTCGGTGGCAGCAACTGCGCCCTCCTGCTGGGGCGGTACGATGCCTGA
- a CDS encoding NAD(P)/FAD-dependent oxidoreductase, whose translation MSAETGFRCPDVLVIGGGPAGSTAAAFLAKAKRHVVMLEKETHPRFHIGESLLPRNLDIFERLGVLDEVRSIGVHKPGAEFVSDRTGRSVAFPFARALSNDRTHAWQVKRAELDALLFRNAVRLGADGLQGIHVTDIEPGGGGQRPTVRARNQGGEVLEWKPRYVLDASGRDTFMATRLKVKNSNKYNNTAAVYAHFVGVSRREGELDGYISIHLAEDGWFWLIPLPGNLMSVGFVGNQSAWKGRNGTPRELFLRRIATSPTVSVRVAAADMVSEVHSTGNYSYRAQQGHGDGFLMIGDAYGFVDPMFSTGVLMAMTAGELGARAADVWLDDPTRGQKLARHTNREMARAMDRISWLIYRINDPVMRSLFMAPRNTFWMRDGIINMLAGNLRGDPRAVLPILSFKMVFHILSALHKRGLGPEMPERA comes from the coding sequence ATGAGCGCGGAGACAGGCTTTCGCTGTCCTGACGTCCTCGTGATTGGCGGTGGCCCGGCGGGCTCCACGGCCGCCGCTTTCCTCGCCAAGGCCAAGCGTCATGTTGTGATGCTGGAAAAAGAGACCCATCCGCGCTTCCACATCGGTGAGAGCTTGCTGCCACGCAACCTGGATATCTTCGAGCGCCTGGGCGTGCTGGATGAGGTGCGGAGCATCGGTGTGCACAAGCCAGGGGCGGAGTTCGTCTCGGACCGTACCGGCCGTAGCGTGGCCTTTCCCTTTGCCCGGGCGCTCAGCAATGATCGCACCCATGCCTGGCAGGTGAAGCGGGCTGAGCTTGACGCCCTGCTCTTCCGGAATGCCGTACGGCTCGGCGCCGACGGCTTGCAGGGCATCCACGTGACCGACATCGAACCGGGGGGAGGTGGACAGCGCCCCACCGTCCGCGCGCGCAACCAGGGCGGCGAGGTGCTGGAATGGAAACCGCGCTACGTGCTCGATGCCTCGGGCCGTGACACCTTTATGGCGACGCGGCTCAAGGTGAAAAACTCTAACAAGTACAACAATACCGCCGCAGTCTACGCGCATTTCGTCGGCGTCTCACGGCGCGAAGGTGAACTGGACGGCTATATCAGCATTCACCTCGCCGAAGACGGATGGTTCTGGCTCATTCCCTTGCCGGGAAATCTCATGAGCGTTGGCTTCGTCGGCAACCAGTCGGCCTGGAAAGGACGGAACGGCACCCCGCGTGAACTATTCCTCCGGCGTATCGCCACCAGCCCGACGGTGTCCGTCCGTGTTGCTGCAGCCGATATGGTTTCGGAGGTCCACAGCACGGGCAACTACAGCTATCGCGCGCAACAGGGGCACGGCGACGGCTTTCTGATGATCGGCGATGCCTATGGCTTCGTCGATCCGATGTTCTCCACCGGTGTGCTGATGGCGATGACAGCCGGAGAACTGGGGGCCCGGGCGGCGGACGTCTGGCTCGATGACCCCACCAGAGGGCAAAAGCTGGCCCGACACACGAACCGCGAGATGGCCCGCGCAATGGACCGGATCAGTTGGCTGATCTATCGCATCAACGACCCGGTGATGCGTTCGCTCTTCATGGCCCCGCGGAATACCTTCTGGATGCGGGACGGGATCATCAACATGCTGGCGGGGAACCTGCGTGGCGATCCACGCGCGGTGCTGCCGATCCTCTCCTTCAAGATGGTTTTCCACATCCTCTCAGCCCTGCACAAGCGTGGGTTGGGCCCCGAGATGCCGGAACGGGCCTGA